The sequence CGACTGACGCCCGACGCCTCATGCCTGGTATCGGTGGGCCGGCGCTCGCAAGCTCGCCGGCCCGCCCTACGCTCACTCCAGCCGGTAAACGGCGTACGAGCCGTTGGCATATTCCCGAGGTAATTCGATCGTCGGCTCAGACTCGACCACCAGGTAGCCGGCCCTGTATTTACGCCCCAGCTCGCGCAGCCGATCCGGCGACCGCTCGCTGAGCGAGTCGTGCCAGCGCCCCTGAAACGCGGGAAAGGGCATTCCGTAAATGTCGACCAGCCGCTGCCACCAGCGGACCACCGCGACCGCGTCCTGCGGCAGATCTTTCCAAGAGACCACCTGCCCGCGTTCCGCATACCAGGTGAAGCTTTGTGCCATGCGGGGCGTGATCGCCAGCGCGTCGGGCGGGGCGTGGTCGGCCATCCACTGGCACACTTCGCGCCAGTCGTCGTGACTGAGCACCTTGCCCGACTTGTCGGCACGCGGCGTGTTGGTGAAGAAATTCCATGCGGCGTAGTCGTCGCGGGCGTAGACAAGCAATGTCAGGCAGATGAGCGACCAAACGGCGGGGCGCCCTAACACTAACCCGAAGCGCAAGCGAGGCAAGTCGTCTTTTCCTCCTCGCTTGCGCTTCGGGTTGGTGTGGGCCGAGGAATAATCCGGGTTAGGCCCGGCGACGACGTGCAGTGCGATTCCGACCGGCACCATGACGTCGGACAGGCGGAACCAGTAGTACCGTAAAATCGCGGCGGCGGCCTCTGGGTAGTTCGCCGTCGCCAGCGCCAGCAGCAGCCCCGCCAAGGTGATTGCCAGTGAGCCGGTGACAAACGAGCGGAGACGTCGCAACGCGGCGTTCTCGGTCGCCGCGCGCGTCAGCCCAAGCCAGACCAGCAACATCAGCACGTATCGCACGAGAAAGGGCCAGCGGAACGATTGCGGCACCAGGTGGTGCGGAAGTCGCCGAAAGACATAAATGTCGTTGGCTTCGGCGACGATTTGCGGTTCCGCGGTCCAATTCAGCGCCAGCGCCGGTGCGATGCCGGCCAGCGCCAGCGCCGCGCCGGCAACCATGCCCGGCCAGAGTTGCCGCAAACGAGGAGCATCGGCCGAAAGCAGCCAACAAACGGCCGCCGCGGTCGCCGACCAACCGCCGACGAGCACGTGAAAGGCGGACGCCCCGCCCAGCAGCACGAGCGCCAGATTCCAGCGGTCCGTCACCAGCGATGCCAGCGCGGCGAACACGAGCGCGTAAGCCAGTCCCTTGGCTTCGAAACCGCCCACGACCCACTCGCCCGCCAGGTGGCAGCCGACGTTGAATGTCAGGAAAATCGCCGCGGCCAGCGCCGGCCGGCCGCTGCGCCGCACGACGCTTCGGCACAACCGCTGCCAGGCCGCGGCCAACAGCACCCAGGTGATGAGCCGTCCACACCAGGCAAACTGGGCAAGCGAAAGCCAGCGAGTCAGCCAGCCGCAGGTGAAATAGAACACCAGGTGCGTGTCGGCCGATTCGAAGAAGAAATCGTGGGCCGCCCATTCAGGGTCCCAGAAGTGCCGGGCCTTGCCCAGGTAGTGCGGTTCGTTCACGTCCGGCGCCGGC comes from Pirellulales bacterium and encodes:
- a CDS encoding DUF6798 domain-containing protein; translation: MTARSESTETPPPPVVWLALADVALVLAVFALQAAWPAPDVNEPHYLGKARHFWDPEWAAHDFFFESADTHLVFYFTCGWLTRWLSLAQFAWCGRLITWVLLAAAWQRLCRSVVRRSGRPALAAAIFLTFNVGCHLAGEWVVGGFEAKGLAYALVFAALASLVTDRWNLALVLLGGASAFHVLVGGWSATAAAVCWLLSADAPRLRQLWPGMVAGAALALAGIAPALALNWTAEPQIVAEANDIYVFRRLPHHLVPQSFRWPFLVRYVLMLLVWLGLTRAATENAALRRLRSFVTGSLAITLAGLLLALATANYPEAAAAILRYYWFRLSDVMVPVGIALHVVAGPNPDYSSAHTNPKRKRGGKDDLPRLRFGLVLGRPAVWSLICLTLLVYARDDYAAWNFFTNTPRADKSGKVLSHDDWREVCQWMADHAPPDALAITPRMAQSFTWYAERGQVVSWKDLPQDAVAVVRWWQRLVDIYGMPFPAFQGRWHDSLSERSPDRLRELGRKYRAGYLVVESEPTIELPREYANGSYAVYRLE